Proteins co-encoded in one Nicotiana sylvestris chromosome 7, ASM39365v2, whole genome shotgun sequence genomic window:
- the LOC104240630 gene encoding putative multidrug resistance protein has translation MGNNKGGMFRFADKTDKLLMFFGTLGSMGDGLQIPLMMFVLSEVINDYGNLSSSVSMHTVNKYSLRLLYVAIGVGLSAFVEGLCWARTAERQTSRMRLEYLKSVLRQEVGFFDTQAAESSTTYQVISTVSADSTTIQVTIGEKIPDCLAYMSSFLFCHIFAFVLSWKITLAAIPFTLMFIIPGLGFGTMMMNVGMQMIESYAVSGGIAEQAISSIRTLYSYVAENQTLEKFSQSLQKVMELGIKQGFARGLLLGSLGMVYISWAFQAWLGSILVSKHGEKGGDVFVAGFNVLMGGLNILSALPNLTAITEAKSAAIRITEMIDRQQAIDTEDKKGKALSYVRGEIEFSGVYFNYPSRPDTPILQGLNLRISPGKTTGLVGGSGSGKSTIISLLQRFYDPIEGDISLDGHKIKKLHLKWLRSQMGLVNQEPILFATTIKENILFGKEGATMEEVEKAAKAANGHDFIIKLPDAYETQVGQFGLQLSGGQKQRIAIARALIRDPKVLLLDEATSALDSQSERVVQEALDHASMGRTAIVIAHRLSTIRMANRIVVLQQGRVIESGTHEELMQMTDGEGGEYYKMVQLQQLATLNDVANTPSKKTGGRSSYRKGTAPQSPFNMISSAAATPVMYPFSPAFSRSSAPLSAPYSVQYEESYESDDGHFTKEAYRAPSQLRLLKMNAPEWGRALLGCIGAIGSGAVQPINAYCVGAVISVYFRPDKSSIQSHARVYSFVFIGLAVFNFFTNLLQHYNFAVMGEKLTRRIREKLLDKLMTFEIGWFDQDENTSAAICARLSTEANMVRSLVGDRMSLLAQAFFAATFAYTLGLFLTWKLALVMMAAQPLLIGSFYARSVLMKSMSGKAQKAQREGSQLASEAVINHRTITAFSSQKRIVGLFKATLEGPRKESIRQSWYAGVGLCSSQFLAAASTALAYWYGGKLLSQGEISPEKLFQAFLALLFTAYTIAEAGSMTKDISRGSNAVGSVFAILDRNTEINPDHSSAIDAIRTQITGHVELKRVFFAYPSRPDQLIFRGLSLKISAGTTVALVGQSGCGKSTITGLIERFYDPDKGSVYIDDRDIKDYNLRSLRKSIALVSQEPTLFAGTIYENIAYGKENAKESEIRKAAVLANAHEFISGMNDGYETQCGQRGVQLSGGQKQRIAIARAILKNPKIMLLDEATSALDTVSESAVQEALEKMMVGRTCIVVAHRLSTIQKATSIAVIKDGIVAEQGSHSDLLSIGKNGSYYSLVKLQGGNSPYR, from the exons ATGGGGAATAATAAAGGAGGAATGTTTAGATTTGCTGATAAAACAGACAAGTTGTTAATGTTCTTTGGGACTTTAGGAAGTATGGGAGATGGTCTGCAGATTCCTCTAATGATGTTTGTGCTTAGTGAAGTGATTAATGATTATGGAAACCTAAGTAGTTCAGTTTCTATGCATACTGTGAACAAG TATTCTCTTAGGCTACTCTATGTCGCAATTGGAGTTGGACTGTCTGCTTTTGTTG AAGGATTATGTTGGGCAAGAACTGCTGAAAGACAAACATCTCGTATGAGATTAGAGTATCTAAAATCTGTGCTGAGGCAGGAAGTTGGATTTTTTGACACTCAGGCAGCTGAATCTTCCACTACTTATCAAGTGATTTCAACCGTCTCAGCTGATTCAACTACTATTCAAGTGACCATAGGCGAGAAG ATACCTGATTGCCTGGCTTATATGTCATCTTTCTTGTTCTGCCACATCTTTGCGTTTGTGTTATCATGGAAGATCACATTGGCAGCAATACCATTCACCTTAATGTTCATCATCCCAGGACTTGGATTTGGGACAATGATGATGAACGTGGGAATGCAGATGATAGAGTCCTATGCAGTCTCTGGAGGAATAGCAGAACAAGCTATCTCTTCTATAAGAACACTATACTCTTATGTTGCTGAGAACCAAACTCTCGAGAAGTTCAGTCAATCGCTGCAGAAAGTTATGGAATTAGGAATCAAGCAAGGCTTTGCTAGAGGGCTGTTGCTGGGAAGCTTGGGAATGGTTTATATTAGCTGGGCTTTTCAGGCATGGCTCGGATCGATTCTAGTCAGCAAACATGGAGAAAAAGGTGGTGATGTATTTGTAGCAGGTTTCAATGTTCTTATGGGAGGACT AAATATTTTGTCGGCTCTTCCAAATCTTACAGCAATCACAGAGGCAAAGTCTGCTGCTATTCGGATCACAGAGATGATTGATAGACAGCAAGCAATTGACACTGAAGATAAGAAGGGGAAAGCATTGTCATATGTAAGAGGAGAGATCGAATTCAGTGGTGTATACTTCAATTACCCCTCAAGGCCTGATACGCCTATCTTGCAAGGCCTGAATCTTAGAATTTCGCCTGGAAAAACTACAGGACTTGTTGGGGGTAGTGGTTCTGGGAAATCGACCATCATCTCATTGCTTCAGAGATTCTACGACCCCATTGAAGGTGATATTTCCTTGGATGGACACAAGATAAAGAAACTCCATCTTAAATGGCTGAGGTCCCAAATGGGTTTGGTTAATCAAGAACCGATCCTCTTTGCAACAACCATAAAAGAGAACATATTATTTGGAAAGGAAGGAGCAACCATGGAAGAAGTGGAGAAGGCAGCTAAAGCTGCAAATGGTCATGACTTTATTATCAAGTTACCAGATGCATATGAAACTCAG GTTGGCCAATTTGGGCTGCAGTTATCTGGAGGACAAAAGCAGCGAATAGCCATAGCGAGAGCTTTGATAAGAGACCCAAAAGTCCTGCTGCTTGATGAAGCTACAAGTGCACTTGATTCACAATCTGAAAGAGTTGTACAAGAAGCCCTCGATCATGCGTCTATGGGAAGAACTGCAATCGTCATAGCTCACCGTTTATCCACCATTAGAATGGCAAATAGGATAGTGGTCCTTCAACAAGGGAGAGTAATAGAGTCTGGGACACACGAAGAGCTTATGCAAATGACTGACGGGGAAGGTGGAGAGTATTACAAAATGGTACAGTTGCAGCAACTAGCCACATTAAATGATGTTGCCAACACCCCTAGCAAAAAGACTGGAGGAAGAAGTAGCTATCGAAAGGGTACTGCCCCACAAAGTCCATTCAACATGATCTCCAGTGCAGCCGCTACACCTGTTATGTACCCGTTTAGCCCAGCATTTTCCCGAAGTAGTGCACCACTCTCAGCTCCTTACTCCGTTCAGTATGAAGAATCCTATGAAAGTGATGATGGCCATTTCACAAAAGAGGCTTATCGAGCACCTTCACAATTGCGTTTACTGAAAATGAATGCTCCTGAATGGGGCAGAGCCTTGCTTGGATGCATAGGAGCGATAGGTTCGGGAGCTGTTCAGCCAATAAATGCCTACTGTGTTGGAGCAGTTATATCTGTTTATTTCCGGCCTGATAAATCCTCCATCCAATCCCACGCAAGGGTCTATTCTTTTGTATTCATCGGTCTTGCTGTTTTCaacttcttcacaaatcttctcCAACACTATAATTTTGCTGTCATGGGAGAAAAGCTAACCAGAAGGATAAGGGAGAAGCTACTTGACAAACTCATGACCTTTGAGATAGGATGGTTTGATCAAGATGAGAACACTAGTGCAGCCATATGTGCCCGGCTATCAACTGAAGCAAATATGGTTCGTTCCCTTGTGGGAGACCGCATGTCACTGCTAGCTCAAGCATTCTTTGCCGCTACATTTGCTTATACATTAGGACTTTTCCTAACATGGAAGCTGGCCCTAGTGATGATGGCAGCTCAACCCTTGCTCATTGGAAGCTTTTATGCAAGAAGTGTTCTGATGAAAAGTATGTCTGGTAAAGCACAGAAAGCTCAAAGGGAAGGAAGCCAACTAGCAAGTGAAGCTGTTATTAATCATAGAACTATAACTGCTTTCTCATCTCAGAAAAGGATAGTAGGGCTCTTTAAAGCCACATTAGAAGGTCCTAGGAAGGAAAGCATCCGGCAATCTTGGTACGCAGGTGTAGGACTGTGTAGCTCTCAATTCCTAGCTGCAGCTTCTACAGCTTTAGCTTACTGGTATGGTGGGAAGCTATTATCACAAGGGGAAATATCCCCTGAGAAACTTTTTCAAGCATTTCTAGCACTGCTTTTCACTGCATATACCATTGCTGAGGCAGGAAGCATGACTAAAGATATATCTAGGGGAAGTAACGCCGTGGGTTCAGTCTTTGCAATTCTCGATAGAAACACCGAGATTAATCCAGATCATTCGTCAGCAATAGATGCAATAAGAACACAAATAACGGGACATGTGGAGCTGAAAAGAGTATTCTTTGCTTACCCATCAAGACCAGACCAGCTGATTTTTAGAGGATTAAGCCTCAAGATAAGTGCAGGAACCACAGTAGCATTAGTTGGACAAAGCGGTTGTGGCAAATCAACTATAACTGGGCTTATTGAAAGATTTTATGATCCAGACAAAGGATCAGTCTATATCGACGATAGGGATATAAAAGACTACAACTTGAGATCGCTGAGGAAAAGTATCGCATTAGTTAGCCAGGAACCAACTCTCTTTGCAGGAACTATCTATGAGAACATTGCCTATGGAAAAGAGAATGCCAAGGAATCTGAGATCAGAAAGGCAGCTGTGCTTGCTAATGCTCATGAGTTTATAAG TGGGATGAATGATGGATATGAAACTCAATGTGGACAAAGGGGAGTGCAGCTATCAGGAGGTCAGAAACAAAGAATAGCCATTGCCCGAGCAATACTCAAGAACCCAAAAATCATGCTGTTAGATGAAGCAACTAGTGCTCTTGACACTGTATCTGAAAGCGCAGTCCAAGAAGCACTAGAGAAGATGATGGTTGGGCGAACATGCATTGTTGTGGCTCACCGCCTATCCACAATACAGAAAGCTACTTCCATTGCTGTCATCAAGGATGGAATAGTTGCAGAGCAAGGCTCACATTCTGATCTACTTTCTATAGGAAAAAATGGCTCATATTATTCTCTGGTAAAATTGCAAGGGGGAAACTCTCCTTACAGGTAA
- the LOC138873329 gene encoding uncharacterized protein codes for MRSIEQSLKNIQGLSGQKSVSYADLCMFPHVHLPLGFKTPKFEKYDGHGDPIAHLKRYYNQLRGAGGKEELQRSWSALLLNGTLIRIYLGGIWDDLAWDFVRQFQYNIDIAPDRNSLSNLKKKSSDNFREYTVKWREQTARVKPPIDEIKMVSVFLQAQEADYFQNMMYAMGKPFADAIKIGEMVENSLKTGSILSQSTIRATSQAIQGGSGGVANRKKKEEVAMATSWIVLKDEDIPNVTNNPLPDHNNRPVMGIICEDEEFDPALKAIIAIADVEKKLKATTKQDKGRRREVNKATEKRFPLKKPISAEEAEEFFRKMKTADYEIIDQLRKSHAQVSLLSLLMNSTEHQKISFSKNDLPPEGATHNKALHLTVKCEGYYMKRVMLDGGSGVDICPLSTSQRMEIGTERIRPNNVCVRAFDGIKRETIGEIDLILTIGHVDFEVTFQVLDMDTSYNFLLGKPWINAAGVVPSTLY; via the exons ATGAGGAGTATAGAGCAGagtctcaaaaatatacagggtttgagcgggcaaaagagcgtatccTACGCTGATCTGTGTATGTTCCCACACGTGCACttacccttgggtttcaaaaccccgaagtttgaaaagtatgacgggcatggggatcccatagcccacctcaagaggtactacaaccaattacggggagcaggtggaaaagaggagcttcAGAGATCTTGGTcggcattgcttctgaatggtacATTGATTAGGATATATCTCGGTGGCATATGGGACGACCTGGCTTgggattttgtcaggcagtttcagtataatatCGACATAGCCCCTGATAGGAATTCGTTgtcgaatctcaagaagaagtccTCGGACAACTTTCGAGAGTATactgtcaaatggcgcgaacaaacGGCCAGAGTCAAGCCTCCAATAGATGAAATAAAGATGGTTAGTGTTTttcttcaagcccaagaggctgattacttTCAGAATATGATGTATGCGATGGGGAAACCGTTTGCCGATGCCATAAAAATTGGTGAAATGGTTGAGAATAGTCTAAAAACAGGGAGCATATTGAGTCAATCGACTATAAGGGCTACATCCCAAGCAATTCAAGGCGGGTCTGGAGGTGTAGCgaaccgaaagaagaaggaagaagtggcAATGGCAACTTCATGG ATAGTGTTAAAGGacgaagacattcctaatgtgaccaacaatccaTTACCGGATCACAATAATAGACCGGTTATGGGAATAATTTGCGAAGATGAGGAGTTtgatcctgctttgaaagccataattgcaaTCGCTGATGTTGAAAAGAAGCTAAAGGCTACCACAAAACAAGACaaggggagaagaaga GAAGTGAATAAAGCCACGGAGAAGCGTTTCCCACTCAAGAAGCCAATTAGTgctgaagaagcagaagagttcttcaggaaaatgaaaactgcggACTATGAGATAATTGATCAACTCCGAAAGTCTCATGCTCAGGTCTCTTTGCTGTCTCTGTTAATGAattcaaccgagcatcaaaag atctccttcagcaagaatgatttgcccCCGGAAGGGGCCACCCACAACAAAGCCCTCCATCTCACAGTTAAATGTGAGGGGTACTATATGAAGAGAGTCATGCTAGATGGCGGGTCCGGAGTTgatatctgccctctctcaactTCACAAAGAATGGAGATTGGGACCGAGAGAATCAGGCCTAACAATGTCTGTGTGCGTGCCTTTGATGGTATCAAAAGAGAAACCATAGGTGAGATCGATCTGATCTTGACTATTGGTCATGTGGATttcgaggtgacctttcaggtcttAGACATGGATACTTCCTACAATTTCCTCTTGGGAAAACCTTGGATTAACGCAGCAGGGGTTGTACCTTCCACTCTCTACTAG